Proteins from a genomic interval of Acetobacterium woodii DSM 1030:
- a CDS encoding Cof-type HAD-IIB family hydrolase — translation MDIKLIALDMDGTTLQNDYFSISSRTRSVLEKAIAKGIHVVPSTGRILEQLPESVVSIPGINYAVTSNGAAVTNLNTHEIISSNYLGAGSVKKIITTLTRRNLFCEVYYHGQSYSELRYFEMIRDKKGVSKDLLAFIKSKANKVENVFDFTMEHAAEIEKINIPLLNDNNFRVLWQKFSRIYGVTLTKAIANNIEVNHRSANKGDGLKQLCKALDLQPENVMAIGDSDNDLRMLEFAGMSVAMGNASEDVKATAKHITLPYFEDGVAHAIEKLVLA, via the coding sequence ATGGATATAAAATTAATTGCTTTGGACATGGACGGAACAACCCTTCAGAATGATTATTTTTCAATCTCTTCGCGAACGCGGAGCGTATTGGAAAAAGCGATTGCCAAAGGCATCCACGTGGTGCCATCGACTGGTCGAATTTTAGAACAATTACCTGAATCAGTTGTTAGCATTCCGGGAATAAATTATGCGGTGACTTCAAATGGGGCAGCGGTTACGAATTTAAATACGCATGAAATTATTAGTAGTAATTACTTGGGAGCAGGAAGCGTTAAAAAAATTATTACCACCTTGACGCGCCGCAATCTATTTTGCGAAGTTTATTATCACGGGCAATCCTATAGTGAGTTGCGTTATTTTGAGATGATTCGAGACAAAAAAGGGGTGTCAAAAGACTTGCTGGCTTTTATTAAAAGCAAGGCAAACAAGGTTGAAAATGTGTTCGATTTTACGATGGAACATGCCGCGGAAATTGAGAAAATTAATATTCCCTTACTTAATGATAATAATTTCCGGGTCCTGTGGCAGAAGTTCTCCAGAATTTATGGCGTCACGCTGACTAAAGCGATTGCCAATAATATTGAGGTTAATCATCGCTCAGCCAATAAAGGAGACGGTTTAAAACAATTATGCAAAGCGTTAGATTTGCAACCGGAAAATGTGATGGCAATTGGTGACAGTGATAATGATTTGCGGATGTTGGAGTTCGCCGGGATGAGCGTTGCGATGGGAAATGCTTCTGAAGATGTTAAGGCGACGGCGAAGCATATCACTTTACCGTATTTCGAAGATGGCGTTGCTCACGCCATCGAAAAATTGGTTTTAGCTTAA
- a CDS encoding ABC transporter ATP-binding protein gives MMAIIIKNLSKKYGEEVIFDNFNLVFEKNKITGILGPSGAGKTTLLNLCSGLIQPDSGSIEGINSQSISYIFQEPRLLPWLTVQENLRFIFPETSVKKNCRHDREIKAMLELVGLGTESGYYPQELSGGMRQRVSIARAFLHPSELLLMDEPFSSLDESLKQRLIDDFLKIWEQDKRTVIFVSHNEFEIKGLAQVVLTFSDKPIQILKQEVRF, from the coding sequence ATGATGGCGATTATCATAAAAAATCTGAGTAAAAAATATGGTGAAGAAGTTATATTTGATAATTTTAACCTGGTCTTCGAAAAAAATAAAATCACCGGCATTCTCGGCCCTTCGGGAGCCGGAAAAACGACGCTGCTAAATCTGTGTAGCGGCTTGATACAACCGGATAGTGGCAGTATTGAAGGCATTAATTCCCAATCAATCTCATATATTTTTCAGGAACCCCGGTTATTGCCGTGGCTGACGGTCCAGGAGAATTTGCGTTTTATCTTTCCGGAAACATCCGTCAAAAAAAATTGTCGCCATGATCGGGAGATTAAGGCAATGTTAGAATTGGTCGGTTTGGGGACCGAAAGTGGTTATTATCCGCAGGAATTAAGCGGCGGAATGCGACAGCGGGTTTCCATTGCCAGGGCTTTTTTGCATCCTTCGGAGTTGTTATTGATGGATGAACCGTTTAGCAGTTTGGACGAATCACTAAAACAACGGCTGATTGACGATTTTTTAAAAATTTGGGAACAGGATAAACGGACGGTTATTTTTGTCAGCCATAATGAATTTGAAATTAAAGGGTTGGCGCAGGTGGTTTTAACGTTTTCGGATAAACCGATTCAAATTTTAAAACAAGAAGTCCGCTTTTAA
- a CDS encoding ABC transporter substrate-binding protein → MLKKVKNKKWLMVLSIMLVVALGLSACQTKAADPQTVKVGTLAGPTGMGMAEMIVNGVDLGENVTTEFTVAGAPEQLTAGVISGDFQIAALPSNLAAVLFNKTEGAVVLGSVNTLGVLYIVADENAGVTSIADLKGKTIVASGQGSTPEYVLNYLLQKNGLTPGVDVTINYVAEHSEVVTQLAAGQASIALLPEPFVTTITSKKPNIKVAVDLSKAWEEANAGSQLEMTALVVNKEWAQANPKVFDKFMESYHSSIDSVNNNPAEGAKNIVAAGIMTDAVLAEKAIPNCNIVFIPAKEAKKSLNDYYTILADFEPKAVGGKVPGDDFYILGQ, encoded by the coding sequence ATGTTGAAAAAAGTGAAAAATAAAAAATGGCTAATGGTATTAAGTATCATGCTGGTCGTGGCTCTCGGTCTTAGCGCCTGCCAGACAAAGGCGGCTGATCCGCAAACGGTTAAGGTGGGAACGCTGGCCGGTCCCACTGGAATGGGGATGGCAGAGATGATTGTCAATGGCGTTGATCTGGGCGAAAATGTCACTACTGAGTTTACTGTCGCAGGCGCTCCGGAACAGTTAACGGCTGGCGTTATCAGCGGTGATTTTCAGATCGCGGCACTGCCCAGTAATTTAGCGGCAGTGTTATTTAATAAAACGGAAGGAGCCGTGGTGTTAGGTTCGGTAAATACTTTGGGGGTTTTGTACATCGTGGCCGATGAAAACGCCGGGGTTACGAGTATTGCCGATTTAAAAGGAAAAACCATTGTTGCCAGCGGGCAAGGTTCGACACCGGAATATGTACTTAATTATTTATTGCAGAAAAATGGTTTAACCCCAGGGGTTGATGTAACAATTAATTATGTCGCCGAACACAGTGAAGTGGTTACCCAATTAGCGGCTGGTCAAGCCAGCATCGCATTACTTCCGGAACCATTTGTGACCACGATTACGTCAAAAAAACCAAATATTAAAGTGGCCGTGGATCTCTCGAAAGCCTGGGAAGAGGCCAATGCTGGTTCGCAATTAGAAATGACGGCTTTGGTCGTTAACAAAGAATGGGCACAAGCCAATCCCAAAGTATTTGATAAATTTATGGAGTCCTATCACAGTTCGATTGATTCAGTGAATAATAATCCTGCCGAAGGCGCAAAAAATATTGTTGCTGCAGGTATTATGACGGATGCGGTATTGGCGGAAAAAGCGATTCCAAATTGTAATATTGTTTTTATACCAGCTAAAGAGGCAAAAAAATCGCTGAACGATTATTACACCATATTAGCAGATTTTGAACCAAAAGCAGTGGGGGGAAAAGTTCCTGGTGATGATTTCTACATTCTTGGACAATAA
- a CDS encoding ABC transporter permease yields the protein MISTFLDNKLNKQFQKVIKNIAIALFWVALWALAAQWVNSPLVLPAPLATLQGVFVLAGDFKFFVSIGSTLFRVFGGVLISVLLGYGLGLIGGLYHPFYEVMNPFVSTIRSLPVVSVIILINLWVVSGVVPLIVTFLVCFPVTWTNVVQGVRSTDPKLLQMAKIYNVDQKKIIRNIYMPSIKPYAISALMNVIGLGWKVTVTAEVLANALPSIGMNLYYTKIYLETDLLFSWTLVIVICSLIIEKVTLYMIARNNRKGAV from the coding sequence ATGATTTCTACATTCTTGGACAATAAACTCAATAAACAGTTCCAAAAAGTAATCAAAAATATTGCCATCGCTCTTTTTTGGGTGGCACTTTGGGCACTGGCAGCGCAGTGGGTGAATAGCCCGCTGGTGCTGCCAGCACCGCTTGCAACCCTGCAAGGTGTTTTTGTCCTGGCAGGGGATTTTAAGTTTTTTGTGAGCATTGGGTCAACCTTATTTCGGGTTTTTGGCGGCGTCCTTATTTCGGTTTTACTGGGTTACGGTTTGGGATTGATTGGCGGACTTTATCATCCTTTTTACGAAGTCATGAATCCGTTTGTCAGTACGATTCGGTCGTTACCCGTAGTTTCGGTTATTATTTTGATTAATCTCTGGGTCGTATCCGGAGTAGTCCCGTTAATCGTCACCTTTCTTGTTTGTTTTCCCGTGACTTGGACAAATGTGGTGCAAGGTGTAAGGTCGACCGATCCAAAATTGTTGCAGATGGCTAAAATTTATAATGTTGATCAAAAAAAAATAATCAGAAATATTTATATGCCATCCATAAAACCGTATGCCATCTCAGCATTGATGAATGTGATTGGATTAGGCTGGAAGGTGACGGTCACGGCGGAAGTGCTGGCCAATGCCTTGCCATCGATTGGGATGAATCTTTATTACACCAAAATATATCTGGAAACCGATTTGCTTTTTTCCTGGACCCTGGTTATTGTGATTTGCAGTTTGATCATCGAAAAGGTAACGCTTTATATGATTGCCAGAAATAACCGGAAGGGAGCGGTATGA
- a CDS encoding Rid family detoxifying hydrolase — translation MNKQAIIADQAPAAVGPYSHAYLVGETLYVSGQLGLIPETGELVAGIVSQTKRALENLDIVLNHVSFTRKNIVKTTIFLADMADFATVNEIYADFFKDQSEYPARSCVEVAALPKAALFEIEVIAVK, via the coding sequence ATGAATAAACAAGCAATTATTGCCGATCAGGCACCAGCCGCAGTGGGCCCTTATTCCCATGCTTATTTGGTAGGCGAGACACTTTATGTTTCCGGCCAACTGGGTTTAATCCCGGAAACCGGAGAATTAGTAGCAGGGATTGTGAGTCAAACGAAAAGAGCTTTAGAAAATCTCGACATTGTTTTAAACCATGTTAGTTTTACGCGCAAAAATATTGTTAAAACCACCATTTTTTTAGCCGACATGGCTGACTTTGCCACAGTTAATGAAATCTATGCCGATTTCTTCAAAGATCAGTCGGAGTATCCGGCCCGCTCCTGCGTGGAGGTGGCTGCTTTACCCAAAGCGGCCTTGTTTGAAATTGAAGTGATCGCGGTAAAATAA
- a CDS encoding isoprenyl transferase produces MTRQLKKDNLPTHIAIIMDGNGRWAKAKNRPRLFGHNAGMKTLKKIVRASSDAGIKILTVYAFSTENWKRSNEEVTGLMNIAVEYFHKEVGELHQNNVKINVIGNLNGLGEKVREASIKAMEITAGNTGLILNIAFNYGGRDDILQAVKEIVAKGIKPEDLTEQNISDHLYTKGQADPDLLIRTSGESRISNFMLWQLAYTEFMFTDIYWPDFEVDNYYEMIENYQKRNRRYGSAE; encoded by the coding sequence ATGACCAGACAGTTAAAAAAAGATAATCTGCCGACGCATATAGCCATAATTATGGACGGCAATGGCCGTTGGGCAAAAGCTAAAAATCGTCCGCGTTTATTTGGCCACAATGCCGGGATGAAAACTTTAAAGAAAATTGTTCGGGCATCGTCCGATGCCGGAATAAAAATATTAACAGTATATGCTTTTTCAACCGAGAATTGGAAAAGAAGTAACGAAGAAGTCACCGGACTGATGAATATTGCGGTTGAATATTTTCATAAAGAGGTTGGTGAATTACATCAAAATAATGTTAAAATAAATGTTATCGGCAATTTGAACGGACTTGGTGAAAAAGTGCGCGAGGCATCAATAAAGGCGATGGAAATAACTGCTGGAAATACCGGTCTTATTTTAAACATTGCCTTTAATTATGGGGGCCGGGATGATATCCTCCAGGCGGTTAAAGAAATTGTTGCAAAAGGGATTAAACCGGAAGATCTGACGGAACAAAATATCAGTGATCATCTTTATACCAAAGGACAGGCGGACCCGGATTTGTTAATTCGTACTAGCGGAGAAAGTCGGATCAGTAATTTTATGCTCTGGCAATTGGCCTATACTGAATTTATGTTTACCGATATTTATTGGCCTGATTTTGAAGTGGATAACTATTATGAAATGATCGAAAATTATCAAAAAAGGAATCGGCGTTATGGATCAGCCGAATAG
- a CDS encoding S8 family serine peptidase, producing MKFKMKRYLFLFCIVLFIIFFPANISAQESLSINGPEPTVKESDSQPMIINSLSELPDVDKSDDLNRQIVVIYKNSTAFNVQSLFLSTSEIASGETVSDRVDVFELKNDVDVDSFIAKMNENPNVLIADHNSTIKTYALPNDPYVTDGKAWQFQKIGTNKTWDQVKNATTIGVAVLDSGVNTNHPDLIGRTIAGYDYVTKSTQVVDEDGHGTAVSGCIAATANNGIGISGIAGSANIMIAPYRVGSKSLYTAYICAALIDAADRSDIKIINMSYGGYTYDPLEATAINYAKDHGKILVAASGNEGDPSDLEAGLLSYPASYDGVISVAATTSSNQRASFSQYNNMVDLAAPGEGIYTTSNSGSYLFMNGTSFSAPIVAGACGVLLAANENLSASEVENILERTATDLGTVGRDDYFGFGLIQLDQALATISASKHLTAISLNKSATTITNGNWDILNVSYLPVDTTDDKNIIWTSSNPAVATVNGDGFVNAINAGNCTITAQVGNFYATCRVTVPHQTGEISIGYQTHIENIGWQNLVYDGDLSGTSGQGYRLEGLKIVLDKQNYDVGVAYKTHIQNIGWEDNWRNDGALSGTSGEGLRLEAVCIKLTGNDANQFDLYYRTHVQNLGWLGWAKAGDDSGTSGYGYRLEGIEIMVVPKNTPFDSSGNAFIVNPV from the coding sequence ATGAAATTTAAAATGAAACGCTATCTATTTTTATTTTGCATTGTGCTGTTTATTATTTTCTTCCCAGCCAATATTTCAGCGCAAGAATCGTTATCGATCAATGGACCTGAGCCCACGGTTAAAGAAAGTGACTCCCAGCCGATGATTATTAATAGCTTATCCGAACTACCGGATGTTGACAAATCCGACGACCTCAATCGGCAAATTGTTGTTATTTACAAAAATAGCACTGCCTTTAATGTTCAAAGTTTATTTCTATCGACTTCCGAAATTGCCAGCGGCGAAACCGTTTCTGATCGCGTCGATGTATTTGAACTAAAAAACGATGTTGATGTTGATAGCTTTATTGCTAAAATGAACGAAAATCCCAACGTTTTAATTGCTGATCACAATAGTACCATTAAGACTTATGCATTACCCAATGATCCTTACGTCACCGATGGCAAAGCCTGGCAATTCCAGAAGATTGGCACCAATAAAACCTGGGATCAGGTCAAGAACGCCACAACCATTGGCGTTGCCGTTCTTGACAGCGGTGTCAATACCAACCACCCTGATTTAATTGGCCGGACAATTGCCGGTTATGACTATGTTACCAAAAGCACCCAAGTCGTTGACGAAGACGGCCATGGCACCGCTGTCAGCGGTTGTATTGCAGCAACGGCCAATAACGGTATTGGCATCTCCGGAATTGCCGGGTCGGCCAATATTATGATTGCCCCCTATCGTGTCGGCAGCAAATCACTTTACACTGCTTATATTTGCGCTGCCCTGATTGATGCCGCCGATCGTTCTGACATTAAAATTATTAATATGAGTTATGGCGGTTATACCTATGATCCCCTCGAAGCAACAGCGATTAATTATGCCAAAGATCATGGCAAAATTCTTGTTGCCGCCTCTGGTAATGAAGGTGACCCTTCCGATCTTGAAGCTGGCTTGCTGTCCTATCCGGCTTCTTATGACGGTGTTATTTCGGTTGCCGCTACTACCAGTTCAAATCAGCGGGCCTCCTTTTCTCAATATAATAACATGGTTGATTTAGCAGCTCCCGGCGAAGGTATTTATACCACTTCCAATAGCGGCAGTTACCTATTTATGAATGGCACCTCTTTTTCTGCCCCGATTGTTGCCGGTGCCTGCGGTGTTTTGCTGGCTGCCAATGAAAACCTCAGTGCCAGTGAGGTTGAAAACATCTTAGAGCGAACCGCCACTGATTTAGGCACTGTCGGCCGCGATGACTATTTCGGTTTTGGTTTAATCCAATTGGATCAAGCCTTGGCGACAATTTCCGCCAGTAAACACTTAACCGCCATTAGCTTAAACAAATCCGCAACTACCATTACCAACGGTAATTGGGATATCTTGAATGTAAGTTACTTACCGGTTGATACTACCGACGACAAAAATATCATCTGGACCTCTTCCAATCCGGCGGTTGCGACCGTTAATGGGGATGGTTTTGTTAATGCAATCAATGCCGGCAACTGCACAATCACAGCCCAGGTTGGCAACTTTTATGCGACATGTCGCGTGACGGTTCCTCATCAAACCGGGGAAATATCAATTGGCTACCAAACCCATATCGAAAATATTGGCTGGCAGAACTTGGTCTATGACGGCGATTTAAGTGGCACCTCCGGTCAGGGATACCGTCTGGAAGGACTAAAAATAGTGCTGGATAAGCAGAATTATGATGTCGGCGTTGCTTACAAAACCCACATTCAAAATATTGGTTGGGAAGACAACTGGCGCAATGATGGTGCCTTAAGCGGTACTTCCGGTGAAGGTTTACGGCTGGAAGCCGTTTGTATTAAACTAACCGGCAATGATGCCAATCAATTTGATCTGTATTATCGCACCCATGTTCAGAATTTAGGCTGGTTAGGTTGGGCAAAAGCGGGTGACGACTCTGGCACTTCCGGATATGGTTACCGTTTAGAAGGCATCGAAATAATGGTAGTCCCGAAAAATACGCCTTTTGACTCATCTGGGAATGCTTTTATTGTTAATCCCGTTTAA
- a CDS encoding ABC transporter permease: MKTLQKDTLREIKKSKSRFLSIVAIIALGICFFVGVKTTGPSMKYTVSQYYKNQQLMDIRLVSTYGFQDSDVAAIKGVQGVNTVMPSYSADVIIERGDKRPVIKLMAYQPDQALNQPLLLEGRLPENDGEILLEKPQEDKGLGLSSYLYQLGDTITLSSEVGDKPLSDSVKRNSFTIVGFVRSPQFVSIERGSTTIGRGEVDYYGLIPTANFASERYTEVYVLSEATANDVDPFSEAYQQAITKLQDQFETLGIERLEINHEDILAKAQIEIDKGRAKYNDGVRQFQEGMAQGEASLADAKNQLIDGEAALDAGWDQYNTKISQSQAELNDAQNQINQGEAALTQGAATLKEQLANGETQLETMRQGITDLKNGIAQMEAQDPSGQLPELETQLTQLEAQIAQAQSALTELTGQRTSVEAQIQNLDPTAPDYQTQLAALEAQLAEIDNQITVVQDGLTQANNAKDQVQTAIDRIKAFQSQLADMKNQLVTLETSLPQAEQALKQAAIDGQKQLDDNRQKLDDSKNQLAAGWAAFESGKADGQNTLIASQNELDAGWTKLSDGQAQLDQKRQEGEVELANAANELASAEAKINDLEMGKWYRFDRDDNPGYTSYGEDAQRIDNISGVFPLIFLLVAALVSFTTMTRMVEEQRTQIGTLKALGYKHYQIGSKYFIYALLAGTIGSVIGFLVGINTLPYLISSAYGLLYQVPALVISPPWIAIIISCLIAILCTVLAAVMVTHVELKEHPSELMRPKAPKIGKRIFLERIPFLWKRMGFIEKVTARNLMRYKGRFFMTVIGIAGCTALILAGFGLQDAIFSMIPQQFDHITVFDGYMALKNEGTIAEKAAFKEMLNNDTRFSENILAYQSKMKVQKAGTETEKEAYLFVPETAAGISDFIHLQNRKTGEAIDLETAGAVLSEKVATTLGLKVGDTILINNEDQSHEVVLGAITENYLENYLYLSPAVYEKAFGKPLAVNMAYVNIPDTSTELENTIANDWLAKDGVVAMNFTGNIVKSSNDSISSLSIVVVVMLLSAGALAAVVLYNLTNINISERVREIATIRVLGFYDMEVYKYIFRENIVLSIIGIIVGLFLGVLLDGFIINTVETDIAMFSRGIEFTSFIYSIVFTLSFTFIINILMTPIIKRISMVESLKSIE, translated from the coding sequence ATGAAAACATTACAAAAAGATACGTTGCGAGAAATTAAAAAATCAAAAAGCCGCTTTTTATCGATTGTTGCGATTATTGCTTTGGGGATTTGCTTTTTTGTGGGCGTTAAGACAACCGGCCCAAGTATGAAGTATACGGTCAGCCAATATTATAAAAATCAACAACTGATGGATATTCGTCTTGTTTCGACTTATGGTTTTCAGGATAGCGATGTCGCCGCCATTAAAGGTGTCCAAGGTGTCAATACGGTGATGCCCAGTTATTCAGCCGATGTTATCATTGAGCGCGGTGATAAACGGCCGGTGATCAAGCTGATGGCGTATCAACCGGATCAGGCGCTTAATCAACCGTTATTGTTAGAAGGACGTCTGCCCGAGAATGATGGCGAAATTTTATTGGAAAAACCTCAGGAAGATAAGGGTTTGGGTTTGTCCAGTTATCTTTATCAACTGGGAGATACAATCACTTTGTCATCAGAAGTAGGTGATAAACCGCTGTCAGATTCGGTTAAGCGCAATTCTTTCACCATTGTCGGATTTGTGCGATCACCACAGTTTGTTTCGATTGAACGGGGAAGTACGACAATTGGTCGTGGTGAAGTGGATTATTATGGTCTTATTCCGACGGCTAACTTTGCGTCTGAGCGGTATACCGAAGTTTACGTCTTATCAGAGGCAACAGCCAATGACGTCGATCCCTTTTCTGAGGCCTATCAACAAGCCATCACAAAACTTCAGGATCAGTTTGAAACGTTAGGAATCGAGCGACTGGAAATAAATCACGAGGATATTCTAGCGAAGGCGCAAATTGAAATTGATAAAGGCCGCGCTAAATATAACGACGGAGTTAGACAATTCCAGGAGGGCATGGCGCAAGGGGAGGCCAGCTTAGCGGATGCCAAAAACCAATTGATTGACGGTGAGGCGGCGTTAGATGCTGGCTGGGATCAATATAATACAAAAATTTCGCAGTCGCAGGCCGAACTGAATGATGCTCAAAATCAGATAAATCAGGGTGAAGCAGCGTTAACCCAAGGGGCGGCAACCTTAAAAGAGCAATTGGCAAATGGAGAAACACAATTAGAAACCATGCGTCAGGGAATTACCGATTTAAAAAATGGGATTGCTCAAATGGAAGCCCAAGACCCTTCGGGTCAATTACCGGAACTGGAAACCCAATTGACACAATTGGAAGCGCAAATTGCCCAAGCGCAAAGTGCGTTAACTGAGCTTACAGGGCAGCGAACCAGTGTCGAGGCACAAATTCAAAATTTAGATCCGACAGCACCGGATTATCAAACTCAGTTGGCGGCATTGGAAGCTCAATTAGCCGAAATTGATAATCAAATTACTGTCGTTCAAGATGGTCTGACACAGGCAAATAATGCTAAAGATCAGGTACAAACGGCAATTGATCGGATTAAGGCCTTTCAAAGCCAGTTAGCCGACATGAAAAATCAATTGGTTACGCTGGAAACATCCTTGCCACAGGCCGAACAGGCGCTTAAGCAAGCCGCTATCGATGGTCAAAAACAATTGGATGACAACCGTCAAAAGCTGGATGACAGTAAAAATCAATTAGCGGCTGGTTGGGCGGCTTTTGAGAGCGGTAAAGCGGATGGGCAAAATACCCTGATCGCGTCACAAAATGAACTGGATGCCGGTTGGACTAAATTAAGTGACGGTCAAGCGCAGTTAGATCAAAAACGCCAAGAAGGCGAAGTTGAGCTGGCTAATGCGGCCAACGAGCTGGCCAGTGCCGAAGCTAAAATCAACGATCTGGAGATGGGGAAATGGTATCGGTTCGATCGTGATGATAATCCCGGTTATACCAGTTATGGCGAAGATGCGCAACGAATCGATAATATTTCGGGGGTGTTTCCGCTCATTTTTCTGCTAGTTGCGGCGTTGGTATCCTTTACTACCATGACCCGAATGGTTGAAGAGCAACGAACCCAGATTGGGACATTAAAAGCGCTGGGGTATAAGCATTATCAGATTGGTTCTAAATACTTTATTTATGCGTTATTAGCGGGAACAATCGGTTCGGTGATTGGTTTTCTGGTGGGGATCAATACCTTGCCTTATTTAATATCGAGTGCTTATGGACTGCTTTATCAGGTTCCGGCATTGGTCATCTCACCGCCTTGGATAGCGATTATCATCAGTTGTCTGATCGCTATTTTGTGTACGGTTTTGGCTGCTGTGATGGTAACACATGTTGAGCTAAAAGAACATCCTTCAGAACTAATGCGTCCTAAAGCGCCTAAAATTGGCAAGCGTATTTTTCTGGAGCGAATTCCTTTTCTCTGGAAACGGATGGGATTTATCGAAAAGGTAACCGCCAGAAATTTGATGCGTTACAAGGGTCGCTTTTTTATGACAGTGATTGGAATTGCCGGCTGTACCGCGTTAATACTGGCTGGTTTTGGTTTGCAGGATGCAATTTTTTCGATGATTCCGCAGCAGTTTGATCACATTACGGTTTTTGATGGTTATATGGCGTTAAAAAATGAAGGGACGATAGCTGAAAAGGCCGCGTTTAAAGAAATGTTAAACAATGACACCCGATTTAGCGAAAATATCCTGGCGTATCAATCAAAAATGAAGGTCCAAAAAGCTGGAACTGAAACTGAAAAAGAGGCCTATTTGTTTGTGCCGGAAACAGCCGCGGGGATCAGCGATTTTATCCATCTTCAAAACCGCAAGACCGGAGAGGCAATTGATCTGGAGACGGCGGGAGCAGTTCTTTCGGAAAAAGTTGCGACAACGCTGGGACTTAAAGTTGGCGATACGATTCTGATTAATAATGAGGACCAAAGTCATGAGGTGGTATTAGGAGCAATAACCGAAAACTATCTCGAAAACTATCTCTATTTATCGCCGGCGGTTTATGAAAAAGCTTTTGGCAAACCATTAGCAGTTAATATGGCTTATGTTAATATTCCCGACACATCAACGGAGTTGGAAAATACCATCGCTAATGATTGGCTGGCAAAAGATGGGGTGGTAGCCATGAATTTTACCGGCAATATTGTCAAATCTTCAAATGACAGTATCAGTAGTTTAAGCATTGTCGTGGTGGTTATGCTGCTTTCGGCAGGGGCTTTGGCGGCCGTTGTTTTATACAATCTTACCAACATAAATATTTCGGAGCGGGTGCGCGAAATTGCAACGATCCGGGTGTTGGGCTTTTATGACATGGAAGTCTATAAGTATATCTTTCGGGAGAACATTGTTCTTTCGATCATTGGTATCATCGTGGGATTATTTTTAGGCGTTTTACTCGACGGTTTTATTATTAATACTGTCGAAACCGATATCGCGATGTTTAGCCGAGGCATTGAGTTTACCAGCTTTATTTATTCGATTGTGTTTACCCTGTCATTTACATTCATCATTAATATTTTGATGACACCAATTATTAAACGGATCAGCATGGTTGAGTCTTTAAAGTCAATTGAATAA
- a CDS encoding helix-turn-helix transcriptional regulator, producing MNKKLETYVTLVDFLAEFMGENTEVVLHDLTDWHHSVVAIRNGQISGRQVGDPITEINLRILRSEIHKKVPYMNNEPQKFHKKESIKSASWFIKDENEGLIGMICINSDCHELIAARDLLNKMIKSPIVENDNKERGPQKISIDVKELVDNNLNHISQDLLKKLKFLSKDEKVELVGKLDKMGTFSVKGTVWYLANCMGVSVPTLYRYISLTKK from the coding sequence ATGAATAAAAAACTGGAAACATATGTTACGCTGGTAGATTTTCTGGCAGAATTTATGGGAGAAAATACCGAAGTTGTTTTGCATGACTTAACCGATTGGCATCATTCGGTTGTTGCCATCCGTAATGGACAGATTAGCGGACGACAGGTGGGTGATCCAATCACCGAAATAAACCTTAGAATTTTAAGAAGTGAGATTCATAAAAAAGTTCCCTATATGAATAACGAACCCCAAAAATTCCATAAAAAGGAAAGTATCAAGTCGGCATCATGGTTTATTAAAGACGAAAATGAAGGGCTGATTGGGATGATCTGTATCAATTCGGATTGTCATGAATTGATTGCCGCCAGGGATCTTTTAAACAAAATGATTAAGTCGCCAATTGTTGAAAATGATAACAAAGAAAGAGGGCCCCAAAAAATTAGTATTGACGTCAAAGAACTGGTTGACAATAATTTGAATCATATTTCGCAAGACTTATTAAAAAAGTTGAAATTTCTTTCTAAGGATGAAAAAGTTGAGTTGGTCGGAAAGTTAGACAAAATGGGGACCTTTTCGGTTAAAGGAACGGTTTGGTATTTAGCTAATTGTATGGGGGTTTCAGTTCCGACCCTTTACCGCTATATTTCATTAACAAAGAAATAA
- a CDS encoding TM1266 family iron-only hydrogenase system putative regulator: protein MIIERVAVLTAIVDNPKAVQEEFNRIIAEYQSLVIGRMGLPLADKGISIICITLCGNMNAINSLNGRLGKLEAVHSKLTVSKKEFIEKDTQKDVEKSEK, encoded by the coding sequence GTGATCATCGAACGCGTCGCAGTGCTTACCGCTATTGTTGATAATCCCAAAGCAGTGCAGGAAGAATTTAATCGGATCATTGCCGAGTATCAGTCATTGGTCATTGGCCGAATGGGTTTACCGCTGGCAGACAAAGGGATTTCGATTATCTGTATCACCTTATGTGGAAATATGAATGCGATTAATTCTTTAAATGGACGGTTGGGTAAATTAGAAGCAGTACATTCAAAGTTAACAGTTTCAAAAAAAGAATTTATAGAAAAGGATACCCAAAAAGATGTTGAAAAAAGTGAAAAATAA